One Plasmodium berghei ANKA genome assembly, chromosome: 13 genomic region harbors:
- a CDS encoding diacylglycerol kinase, putative: MKHLFLFTNPISGGNQASIFTEFYANEIVYHKPEGCHLHIYNLLEGEPGKNQGFLKLKSVIDNVERKLKNEGNNDNITSDIENTNEQNVNLNNFENEELSKKASQKRNNLCNIENKNNSVKLCHGDILVYVIIAGGDGTLNWVLKEAELYDIDTSMFAISMIPFGTGNDFANAFGWKKPIGILKPKDTFAILSNVVCQIFKSEILYHDYWNIEVALNEDGYFDKINSKTKQKETLTKNNENVKNLKFNMTNYFSIGIDSRIGRGFERHRKNSAILNKMVYAIEGFKKILSKKNMPINLVIDKMTTGNNFEDIIFTTNKKENAPLLNKAMSIVCVNIPSYSSGNDIWKHTNKLGLKLPKGYNAENKKIYNDLRRSKQRIGDGVLEFVTYRSGVDLGLEFAFKGRACRIHQGEGPWKINFKENISGVYFQVDGEFFYMTKPKYLSVKYYKKLNVLKNIS, translated from the exons atgaaacatctttttttatttaccaATCCAATATCCGGAGGAAACCAAGCATCCATATTTACTGAA TTTTATGCCAATGAAATAGTATACCATAAACCAGAGGGTTGCCATTTGCACATATACAATTTATTAGAAGGTGAACCGGGTAAAAATCAAggttttttaaaacttaAAAGTGTGATAGATAATGTAGAAcgtaaattaaaaaatgaagggaataatgataatataacaaGTGACATtgaaaatacaaatgaacaaaatgtcaatttgaataattttgaaaatgaagaactttcaaaaaaagcatctcaaaaaagaaataatttatgtaatattgaaaataaaaataattccgTAAAATTATGTCATGGTGATATTCTGGTGTATGTAATTATAGCTGGAGGTGATGGAACTTTAAATTGGGTTTTAAAAGAAGCAGAATTATATGATATAGATACAAGTATGTTTGCTATTTCTATGATTCCATTTGGGACTGGCAATGATTTTGCTAATGCATTTGGGTGGAAGAAACCAATTGGGATATTAAAACCTAAAGATACATTTGCCATTTTAAGCAACGTGGTTTgtcaaatatttaaatcCGAAATTCTATATCATGATTATTGGAATATTGAAGTTGCGTTAAATGAAGATGgatattttgataaaataaattcaaaaacaaaacaaaaagaaaCACTAACCAagaataatgaaaatgtaaaaaatttaaaattcaATATGACTAATTATTTTAGTATTGGAATTGATTCACGAATAGGTCGAGGTTTTGAAAGACACCGTAAAAATAGTgcaatattaaataaaatggtaTATGCCATTGAaggatttaaaaaaatattatctaaaaaaaatatgcctATTAACTTAGTAATTGATAAAATGACAACTGGGAACAATTTTGaagatattatatttacaacaaataaaaaagaaaatgctCCTTTATTAAACAAAGCTATGAGTATTGTATGTGTTAATATACCGTCATATTCATCTGGAAATGATATATGGAAACATACAAATAAGCTAGGTTTAAAATTACCAAAAGGTTATAACgctgaaaataaaaaaatatataatgatttaAGACGTTCAAAACAAAGAATTGGAGATGGAGTATTAGAATTCGTTACATATCGTTCAGGTGTTGATTTGGGGCTAGAATTTGCATTTAAAGGTCGAGCTTGTAGAATACATCAGGGAGAAGGACCatggaaaataaattttaaagaaaacATCTCGGGTGTCTATTTTCAAGTAGATGGAGAATTTTTCTATATGACAAAGCCGAAATATTTATCcgtaaaatattataaaaaattaaatgtgttaaaaaatatttcttaa
- a CDS encoding transmembrane protein 43, putative: MVNYEDFCFRKNILSIYATSLTIILLIFTILNEYKYIRYSKELKPIIKNAIRAPCIPLDENNGKIVHINCPLQDQETFYAPPEFSSNIYSFRGIFFETKVEMYQWVGHYGYLGLFSKGKFEDHIVKTPYNFHYFYKNRTNPTYIPTVGGTGRKYANYAKVGNYRLLQNSLINFQKKKKLDLIDDGWFTESEIKPPFTIDHLNTNVYDNYLYTGDPLNPQIGDIRVSFYGNASTHATAIGIQKARLLNTIFEIDTVNIMNKDVILLSEDDKIMTNHTKNFIYKNYGNKRALWVFRIIAYIFLFIQIFIFLENSSKNVTWKVIVSSIVSMIILSIFPCVLWLFCDTAVFLCLFVFIVFLSIALLFIYNNEVDNGYTEMKNYMKRANTEPTNYTFLNVEDNCTDIYKEYTNEKDKMVTILDSSSDASFYNSINKNDGHKFESSPAGVYHYR; the protein is encoded by the exons atggTTAACTATGAAGACTTTTGTTTTcggaaaaatattttatctatatatgCAACATCGCTTACTATAAtccttttaatatttactattttgaacgaatacaaatatattagatactctaaagaattaaaacccataataaaaaatgctaTTAGA GCCCCATGCATCCCCcttgatgaaaataatggaaaaatCGTACATATA aATTGCCCATTACAAGATCAGGAAACATTTTATGCCCCACCAGAATTTAGTTccaatatttattcatttagAGGGATATTTTTCGAAACAAAAGTTGAAATGTATCAGTGGGTAGGTCATTATGGATATTTAggtttattttctaaagGGAAATTTGAAGATCACATAGTAAAGACCCCTTacaattttcattatttttataaaaaccGAACAAATCCTACTTATATTCCCACTGTTGGTGGAACAGGAAGAAAG taTGCTAATTATGCAAAAGTTGGAAATTATAGACTTTTACAAAATTCGCTCATAAATTTtcagaaaaagaaaaaattagacTTAATAGATGATGGTTGGTTCACTGAATCAGAAATAAAACCTCCATTTACGATTGATCATTTAAATACTAATGTTTATGACAACTATTTGTATACAGGAGATCCATTAAATCCCCAA ATAGGTGACATAAGGGTTTCGTTTTATGGCAACGCGTCTACTCATGCAACAGCTATAGGAATTCAGAAAGCAAGATTACTAAATACCATATTCGAAATTGATACAGTTAATATCATGAATAAAGATGTAATTTTACTATCTGAAGATGACAAAATAATGACTAATcatacaaaaaattttatttataaaaattatggtAATAAACGAGCATTATGGGTATTTCGTATAATAGCttatatctttttatttattcaaatttttattttccttgAAAATAGTTCTAAG aatgTCACATGGAAAGTAATTGTGAGTTCGATTGTGTCAAtgattatattatcaatattCCCTTGTGTTCTATGGCTTTTTTGTGACACTGCTGtctttttatgtttatttgtattcattgtttttttgtcaatagcgttattatttatatataataacgAAGTAGATAATGGATATACTGagatgaaaaattatatgaaaagaGCAAATACAGAACCAAcaaattatacatttttaaacGTAGAAGATAATTGTacagatatatataaagaatatacTAATGAAAAAGACAAGATGGTCACAATATTAGATTCAAGTAGCGATGCatcattttataattctataaataaaaatgatggaCATAAATTTGAATCATCGCCAGCTGGAGTATATCATTATAGATAA